The window TTTATGTATTCCTTTTAATTGATCTCTCATCCCTaagaaaaaattgttttaatCAATCAGTTATGGTTCGCTTCCGTTATTACTCAAAAAGTCGATTTTTTCCTTAATGTGCTAGAGATTTAGGGTTTATGGTGCTGCGTTTGGAATGAACAGTCTCTTGAAGATCTAACAATACAAGTTTTGTTCACCTTTCTGAAGGATCAGATTTGAGCAGTTTGATCCACTCACTTGTTGCCTTCAAATTATGAGTGTAGGATTTATTAATTCCTTTAATTTCTGACTGGTCTTTGGGCCAGCAGGATGATTCCATAGAGCCTGGAGTATATGGCAGTAAGTATATGGTGGCCGTGGTGGTGGAGGGGTGAAAATTTTAGTGGTTGAAGAGGGGAGGTGTAAAATGGGTTAAAGGTGATGAGGTGGCAATGTCACGTGACATCCACCTCATTAATTGTCACTACCACGTGGGATAGGATGTCCAAGGTGAATAATTTTAACggatgaagggtatatttgagccaatagTATATCAGCAGGAGTATATtgggacccaaagtataacgaagggtatattggccctttttcaatagtacaggggtatatttggcccttttccgtttttaaAATAAAGGTGTGTATGAGTGAGCTTGCGCTAAAGTGGAGGTAAGAGGCGTAGGGGATACACAGTACATATCTATAAGGTCAATTTGTTTCAATATCTTAGCTTCTTCGTGACTTtaattctttatattttgaatcatCTTAGTGAATCCTAGCTTCGCTGCTAGCTTACCCGCATTTCAATTATTTTACCAACTACTGATGACCTCTCGATCACCGGCATAGGTACCGAATGACTTTGCCCATTAATTCTTTTTGCAGCACATTTTTCACACACTAGTTGATATTGTTTGCCGCCTGTTTTTATTGCATTCAGAAAATGAACAGCCTGTTACTTAATTCCTACTGCTTGTGTTAGTTATATGTGTAATATGTGTAATTGgctttcttctttttttgccTGATAATTAACTGGTCGCTGAAGTTATCTAGTCACTGGCGCTGCTGTGCTTAATCTCATTCTGGTTTCTTTTTGAAACACTAAGATCTAAGAAACCattatttccaaaaaaaaaatgtgtgacATTGCAAACAAGGAGACAAAATGGATGTCTAAAGGGTAAAAAGAAAGCAATTTTTAGTCTAGTGTTGTAATAATTCAAGAACTAATGAGTTAAGATGACTCTGCTGGTGTGAATTTGCTCATATTACCGACTCCAAGCTCGGATAAAAGAGGAGATCAATTGCGTTAGGTTGGCAGCCAATGTAATATTAGCCAATTCGTTATGAATCCTCATACCAACTTGTTTGAAATTGAGACGATGTTGTTATAACTGAGCTAAGATAGGCACTTGGTGATTTGGGCTAAATACTAGTACTCCCTTTGTGTCAATTTAATTGtcatactttcctttttagtttgtccaaAAAAGAATGTCATGTTTTCTTATTTAAAAAAGATTTAGTTTaaaatttcccttttatccttaaTGAGTGATTTATAGCTACCAATATCAATAACTTATTTTAGACCTcaaatttcaatttttaaaaaatCTGTGCCCAGTCAAAGACCGCGACATAAATTGAGACATGTGAGTATATCATACTGTCTGGTTGGTGAATTCAAGAAAGAAAAGCGAGAGACAACAGGAAACCCTTTAGCAGTGGTGTTAATTCAATATCAGTTGATTGAACATGATTAAGTCGGAATAATGAGAGGTTTAGCTGTAGAATTTAGACTCTTCTCACCAAAGGAATTTTATAAAGCACATTGAATGATTGAGGCAGAATGATTCCTTCAGTACTACTTAACCTCTCAAGACTATACAAATAGTAAAAAAGTTTAGAGAACTTTAGTTGATTTTTTACCACAGAAAACATGACTAGAACATTTCAGTTGTTGGAGTTTGAAAGTGTCAATTAGTTTACGTGCCAAATTAGCACTTGAAGATCTGAGTTCAGTAAGAGAAATGATGACATAGGTTTACGCTGTATAAACAGAAAAATTAGATGTGCAGGATCTTGTAGCTAGAGAGTTTAGACCATAATTAGGATTTTAAGGATGGTGGTTCATCTTCAAGAAATAGGTAGATTAGTACTTATGGGATTAGCATGATGATTAAGAACCCAATTAGTTTTCAACTAGAACTGGACATTTCAATATCAGGCATGGGTATGATATTAAATATGTAATGCACACACCAGGGCGAACATACTAATAATAATTCACAATGACGCTGAATACAAAAATGGAATGAATATGTTAGCACTTAGCACCGTTCAAATTAGATCAACATCCACTCCCAATGATGAGGATGACGATGCTAATACTGAGTTTCTGACTGAGGGTGTGTTTAATCTTTAGTCTTTCTTTCCCTTGCTGTACTTCTTTCAAATGGCAAAAAAATTGTTTAAAGAAataatatgttttgatgatatgacaaaccctaaggaaccagATACAATTAGGTTCACCTGTTTGAACTTGGTTAACCTTATGAacacaaaaaataagaaaaaaaaatattctcttaaaatgatgaagttgaaGGTATCTGGACAGTCATCTCTACAGTACTGAATGAATTTACAAAGGATAAATGTCGCGGACACTGGATTTTCATCTACTTTACATATAAAAAAAGAATTTTTTATACTCAATGTAATTTTTCGGCAAAGGAGGTTCGGATACAACATCACTGAATGCGTCCGAACTACCAATCAAACTAAAACAAATAGAAAAATCGACAAAGACATTGATGTTGTCATATCCAATGATTccaaaaatgaataaataaaggTATTTAAGCTTGAAAGACaaatccatcacactccaaaaaaAAGGGATCTCCAcctaaaaagaaattaaagattATGCTTTAGAATCATGAGAATACACTCTGCCAAAGCCTTGGATTTTTCTCTGTTTTTTTCCCATTTATGGTGTTTTAAGTGATTCTGCTCCTTTCTTAATCCTATTATCAACTACTATGACTTGTAGATCTCATTGAGTTTCTCTAATTCAGTCAAGTAATTCAAGAAGTGTTTGTAACTATAATCATGAAGATTACTTACTCTGAGTAGAATTTATTGATGGTTGAAAAATGAGCATACATAGTTTGACATATATAGTTGTACAAACCTTATTTGATACAATAACTATCATTTCCTCAGCTACTTCAACACACCCCTTACCTGTGAATAATTGCTGAACTATTTAGTCTAAAGTCTAAAATGCAACAGAGTGGAAGTGCCATCCAGCCCTTTGTTATTGAAATAAGTTGTGAACTCCTTAATCGTCGTTTCTCTGTACTTTGGAGGATTGTGTTCCGATATCAACTCCTTGATAGGTCCATACATCCTTTGTGTTGGCACAAAATTTGTCATGAAGAAACATGCCAACGATACCCTTGGACCAACCTTATTTGCCAGTACTCTATGATCAACACTTTTTAACTTGTCATTTGATATAAGCTGAAAATGATTTGAGTAAAAAAATTATCAACCTACATAACATAAGTGATAAGGCAAGTATGTTTTTGATACAGAGACGTGCTAAATGTAACACTTGCCTGTAGAATATCTCCCATATTGACCACGAGAGCTCCGGGAGTAGGGGGAACATCTACCCAATGGTTCTGATGTAGGACTTGGAGGCCGCCTATATTATCTTGGAGAAGCACGGTGAGGAAGTCATTGTCAGCATGCTTACTGGTGCCTAGAGTAAGTTCGGGTTGTGGGCATGCTGGGTAATAATGGCCTAACGCCATAAGCCCCTCGGCACAACCTATATCCTTGAAGTGGTTTGGTTCGAGGCCAATGGCCTCAGAAAGTAGTTCAAATAGAGTATCACCTAATTTCATCACTTGGTTTGTGTACTCAAGGAGAATATCCCTATTACAGATGCACAATCAGCAAACAAAGACATAATaaagtcaaacctctctataacggcgtcatttatttgtatatatttttttgcTGCTATAGCGAAATGATGTTATAGaaataatataacataacataacatgaaaaatcggtcaAAAAATAACTTGGCCGTCATAGTGAAATATCATTAAAATTGGTGACTTGCCTATATTGACCATAAAATACCTGCAGACAGAAGGTAATTCTTGAGGATTTGGAGGTATAGGAGCTACGGTGGCACTAAAAGTATCCCTCCAGTTGGTTACTGGTGCTCCAAACAGATCAAAATTGCTGTTAAACATAAACTCTTTTGTGAAGTCTCGCGTATACCACTGCTTCTTCACCTCAGTATCTTGCTCAAAAAACCTGATAACCCCGTCTTTCATTTCATCCAGAACATGATTAGGAATCCCATGATTGATCACTTGAAAGAAACCCCAAGTCTCGGATGCATGACCAACTTCCTGGACTATCTTCTTTCGCTTGATCGGATCTTCCTTGATGCCATCAAAATCAATTATTGGAAAACTGAATTTCTTGTTGCTGTCATGAATTGTTGAATCTTCACTCTTTGATGGTTGAACAAAAATTCTTGGTACTTTGGTGATACCTGCATCCACTAGTCCCTTAACACCGGCTTTCGTCTCATCAAAGGCTTCTAGTTCAGCCTTTCTGTCATACTTTGCTTCACTTGGAACCTGAACTTCATTTGTGTTGAACACCTCCATTTTTCTTATTCCTTTGGAACAATCAGGATTTGTTACTCCTATTAGATTTTAGCCTTTGGCTAAAAGTGTTATTGAATACCTTGTAAAAGTTAAGATATATACAAATTAATTTGCACATCACCTAAGTATTAGTCAAAATCAAAGAAAGAGATACAGTAACagccttataaaaaaaaaaaaaaaaaaaaaaaaaaaaaaaaaaaaaaaaaaaaaaaaaaagagagagagagagagacctgTAACAGATAATGTTAGCTAAGAATTGAAATGTTTAACAAAGTCAACATATTTTATTTTTCAGTATCAAGAAGAGTTCATCATAGTCAGAATTCCATTATCATATTTAGCATAAACTGCCAAATACAACCACTTCAAAGTTCCGGTCCTCATAAGCAATGGAATCACTGGTACTCCCTTTGTCCACGCAGTTTCCTTTTTAACcggtacaaaaaaaaaagacacattTCCTTATTTTggtaataatttaactttaaactttaccttttacacttgatgagatgatttataaccacacaaatatctttagcttattttagatcacaaaattcaaaagtcttcttttatttctcAAACTCCGTACTCACTCAAACTacatcatataaattgaaacgaggGAATACTATTCTAAATTCTTTTATCAACTAGCTATGATTGTTTAAAGGCTCAATGCATATGTGCCCCCTAAACTTAtcccctttttttcattttggtacatcaactaagtgttgttcctattgaactctTGAACTTGGCCTCAAGTATGTCTATCAAACAAAATCTGATTTACATAacatatatggtgagtttcattttttttagccttGCGCGTGAATGTCAATCGCATCATGCGTGGAAAATTCAACCAATGAAAACACCCCACCCATTTTAATTATTCACATCAGATAGGAAGAAGTGTACTACCGTGTTATACAAGTGAAGAACCACCACTTAAACCAATCAAATAacaaagttggaaaaaaaaataagaaattaaaattggaaactaaaactgaaaaattAGAAACCAAAACTGAAAAATAAAAACTGAAAATAAGAAAACaaaactgaaaaataaaaaaccaaaacTTAATatctgatgtgtataattaaaatgggcggggtgttttaattggttgaattttcTACGTAGGATGCGATTGACGTTCATGCGCAAGGCTAAAAAAAATGAAGCTCACCATATATATGTAAGTCAGATTATGTTTGATAGACACAGTTGAGGCCAAGTTCagaggttcaataggaacaacacttggTTGaaatgccaaaatgaaaaaaaagggcAAGTTTAGGCGGccacatatgcattaagccttgtTTAAATCAATATAACAAGAAAGACCACATACTGATTGTTCATTTGAATAGGCATAATGTCTATTTTGCTAGCTGTGACTTGTATTTACTCCACTAAGTTGTGATGATGGCTAGTTGATACTCTTGGACCACTCTTCTGAATTTTTGGAGAAAACCTTGCTCAAAACGTGTATAATTCTACATTCAGAGAACATGATAACATAAATCAACACAACATTTTTCCATTCGAGTTATAGGTTATACCCGAAATATGCACACTCCTAATCAAAACAAGCTGTAATAGAACAAGTCAACCAGAAATTAGCGTTTCGTAATACAGtacatatttgtatatgttgAGCATGAAAATTCCTGGAAACAAAATACTGAATTAAACATgtcatttaccaaaaaaaaaggaaacaaactTCAAGCATTCAAATTTGCTTGTCTTGACTTCAAGTGTTTCAATTCATGTAAAGCAGCTACAACATCCATTActcacttcaattccaaggttcTTTTTTCCAATGACTTGACCGGATCAACACCCATTGTTTCTTCAGAATCCCCTTTTTCCCAAATTGCACCTGTCTCAACAATATAGTCAGAATTTTTAGGATTGGTCTTATAGGTAATGTGGGCAGAGCAATTAGTGCAGTTGAGATAGAATCTAAAGATTTTTATTCCCAAATAGGTCTCGCCAATGATGTTCTCCATCAGGGATTTAAATTTGGTGCCCTTGTAGAGGTAATTAGCACAAGTAGCACAACGAATAGTCATAGGTAGCATTACGCGCATTTTCATCTGTCAATTCTTTGTCTGTCTTCGCATTGGAATGTCTGATGAGTTCAAAACTTTCCTCTCTCCCATGGCTTCTTGGCAGTCCAAAAAATTGAAAACTTACTTCTTGGGAGTTTTCTTCTATGTTAGAGACGAGGGTTtgatggggtttttttttttttttcaattcctaAACACAGAGTATTGAAAGATTTAACTTATAGTGACAAATAAGTTTGCTCATTAGAAATGGTTTGACCAGCCAAGGTCAAACTTATCTTAAAAATATGATTAAGTTAAATGAGactgaattataatttttaaaatttcttaatcttttacaaaatataaaaagacCCCAACTTAATCCCAAATAACCCACCAACTCCCCTTCTCCACCTCCCACCCCTCCCCCGCCCCACAACCCCCCaccctccaattttttttttaggaaatttcataaatatacaatttgctcacttacattgcaaaaaaatagcccaaaacttacattgcaaagctttaacccacacttatatacatatacacccatatacaatattataacatatatccatatacacccatatacaatattataaaatatatccatatacacccatatacaatattataacatatatccatatacaatattataacatatctctatatacacccatatacaatccTATACAatgttatacaatattatacacccataGTATTATACAATactatacacccatatacaatattgtacacccatatacaatattatacatccatatacaacAACCACAACGCCGCCGCCATTGCTCCATCTCCGGCCAAACAACCTGGATCAAACATAACGTCGGCGGAATAGATCTAGGGTTTCGGTAGCAGAAGGAGGCGGGGGAGAGAAAGGCGAACTAGATCTAGGATTTTGCCGGCATTTTTGGCCACCGCCGCAAACTAGATCTAGGGTTTTGGAGAggagagagagcgagagagaaGGATTTCCATGGCGGCGGCTGCGATGTGTAGTGGCCACCGCCGCGAGCTAGATTTAGGGTTTGGGGAggagagagagcgagagagaaGGACTTCTTCGGCGCCGACGGCGATGTGCAGTGGTGGGTGGTAGTGGCAGCACTGGAGGTAGACAgaggggagaagagagagaaggcTGGGTCATTTTTGACAAgtaatttttgtttaaattgaagATGGGCTACTGTGGGCAAGAAACTTAAATATGAGCTAAATTTGGTAGCATTGGTACCCCAATTGATACTGAGTGtaattatctttttcttttttttttttaagttttgatatttttattagctttatcaccccccccccccccgctcccccatttttttttttttttttaaaagttttaaaaaattttatttgctttttcaccagccaccccctcctcctcctcccaccctTGCCCCTCCCCCaggctaatttttttttaaaagttttgattttttcttaacAGCCCCCCACTCCGCCTCCTCCCACCCCTTACCCctcccccaatttttttttttaaaaagttagcaaagtttttttttttttttttttttgcacccaccaccctcccaaaaaaaattgttttgaaaaAAGAAGTTTtgcaaagtttttgtttttgtgtttttgcccaccccccccccccccccccaacccattttttttttttttggtttcttacttcccccacccacccaaaaaaaaaattgttttaaaaaaaggttttgaaaagtttttatttttggtttttttcaCACCCCACCCactcaaaaaaaaatcttgaaaggaagtttttcttgtttttttcttcttttgggtttaggaaaagtttggataaaatccaggttgttgttgtgtgtttgtagtgaaatagatggtttttttggttgttgtcctggtatggttcagggtttaggaaaataTATCCAACAGATAGTTTTGtgttcttgtcctggtatttatctaGTTCTGTTTTTAGAAGATAACCAAtggatttgtagttgttgcaacaagttctacactttttgcaacaagtagacaatatgttgcaacaactcactaatctgttggacataacttcagttatttgcttctgtttgtaAAAGATATCCAacaaatttgtagttgttgcaacaagctctacacttgttgtaacaagtagacaatctgttacaacaactacaaatctgttggacatagcttcagttatttggttctgtttgtagaagatatcctacagatttgtagttgttgcaacaagttcaacacttgttgcaacaagcagacaatctattgcaacaattacaaatctgttggacatagcttcggttattttgttttgtttgtagaagatatctaaCAGATccatttgtagttgttgcaacaagtagacaaccTATTTGTGAATCAGCAAatgttgaggaaagatatagtcaAAAGGACAGCCAAActaacaatcaatcctcagaaagagatgaagaacagagctgttataccccgtacatttatacgatgaattatccgcaagcaaatcgactcaagttaaaggcggaattattttcggatacgaaatagaaatcgttaattttcaattttaattaaaacataaattgtgtataaattttattggtataaagatattattggagattaggggtaaattaactatgattagattattaagtgggattaaaatttaaatcacttcattaattaattaagcttaaggggccatgtgggcccctcccgaataaaaaaaaataaaataaaataaaggaatcAAAATCTGGAAATTAACAAAACAAGGTGCAAAAGTGAGTCATCAAAAGGGGGAATACGTGTAGCAATATgggaaatatatatatttaattggATGTAGTGCAAATGACCATTTTCAAGTCATTTGTTGGTAGACAAAGCTcaagagcaagaaaaaaaaagtgccatggctgctcacggctagattggggttttaaaaaaaaaaaaatcagttttgttgcTTAGTAAAAattctaaggagaagacaaggagatagaggtggagaagcaagaataagtataaagatttaagacacaaattggagccaagtatccaaggtaagaattggttatttcttttacatttagaatgagttggatgcattgtgaatatgtataaaatggtgcatgttggtattgaatgttgttgttgaaatttaaagttagccgtgtgaagggcttatgtgaagtaatgtttgaatttcttgtacatgtattaaggatggtttgaatgatgtagtgtgtttgaaaggaatgaaaattatggaattttgtatgtggttgtgttgaagccgtgtaggagtTGATTTAAGGagttaatggactgttttatgtgatactttagttgttgattgttatggacattgtggtgtattgtttgCATTTTAAATATATGAGTTAAGATGTAAAAGAAATGATATATGTGGAAGTGGGAAAAACAGtccaaccgtggactgttttatgtaAATGGATGGGCTAATTtagtttgaatgttgattgttgttgtcatgggttctaaaataagaatgaaGACATCGATGGTTAAAAAGTGGAGTTGAAGTCGTTATGGGCTGTTGTAGGAGTTAGTATGTTATTAATATAGTCTCTTGCGGTTATATAGACAATGTTGCTAAacgtgttattgttgtttggttgGAGTTGGACAATTGCAAGTTATTGCGATTTTTGTAAACTTGATAGATAAGTGTTGATCACAAGAAATTGTAAATGGTAATGTTATGTTGCTGTTTTGGGCCGTGAGCAGGAGTTATTTTTGATCAAGCATGATAGTTAATTTTAAGtagaattatagttgttgttgtcccgaactatatggcgaaaagattggaaagttaaagttggaattgTGTTGATACGATCATATTGTCGCTTtttattggattgaaggaattgaaagtatAAGTGTGCCCATGTATTGTTGCtggtatttctgtgtctacaGGAACA is drawn from Lycium barbarum isolate Lr01 chromosome 8, ASM1917538v2, whole genome shotgun sequence and contains these coding sequences:
- the LOC132606626 gene encoding 1-aminocyclopropane-1-carboxylate oxidase homolog 1-like gives rise to the protein MEVFNTNEVQVPSEAKYDRKAELEAFDETKAGVKGLVDAGITKVPRIFVQPSKSEDSTIHDSNKKFSFPIIDFDGIKEDPIKRKKIVQEVGHASETWGFFQVINHGIPNHVLDEMKDGVIRFFEQDTEVKKQWYTRDFTKEFMFNSNFDLFGAPVTNWRDTFSATVAPIPPNPQELPSVCRDILLEYTNQVMKLGDTLFELLSEAIGLEPNHFKDIGCAEGLMALGHYYPACPQPELTLGTSKHADNDFLTVLLQDNIGGLQVLHQNHWVDVPPTPGALVVNMGDILQLISNDKLKSVDHRVLANKVGPRVSLACFFMTNFVPTQRMYGPIKELISEHNPPKYRETTIKEFTTYFNNKGLDGTSTLLHFRL